A region from the Drosophila bipectinata strain 14024-0381.07 chromosome 3R, DbipHiC1v2, whole genome shotgun sequence genome encodes:
- the Or94b gene encoding odorant receptor 94b, whose protein sequence is MESTNRISAMHFLIVVQRWIGLLKWPNERESGSIMYWLKRIYPFFLHLPLTLTYIALMWLEAITSSDFEEAGQVLYMSLTELALVTKLINIWYRREQADKFIRDLEHDPAYELRNSHEIRFWQERQKGFKRIFYWYIGGSLFVALMGYVSVFFQEEYELPFAYFVPFEWRTRERYFYAWSYNVVAMTLCCLSNILLDTLGCYFMFQIALTFQLMSRRFQSLKDVPEEKAKPELRRLFQLHAKVRTLTRECELLVSPYVLSQVVFSAFIICFSAYRLVHMGFSQRPGLFVTTVQFVAVMIVQIYLPCYYGNEITIHANALTDSVFGTNWLEYSVGTRKLLNCYMEFLKKPVKVRAGVFFEIGLPIFVKTINNAYSFFALLLKVSK, encoded by the exons ATGGAATCTACAAATCGTATATCTGCAATGCACTTCTTGATTGTGGTCCAGCGCTGGATAGGACTACTAAAGTGGCCAAACGAGAGAGAGTCCGGAAGTATTATGTACTGGCTAAAGCGGATTTATCCATTTTTTCTGCACTTACCACTCACCCTTACCTACATTGCTTTGATGTGGCTCGAAGCCATTACATCGTCGGACTTCGAGGAGGCTGGCCAGGTTCTGTACATGTCGCTGACCGAATTGGCTCTGGTTACGAAGCTCATTAATATTTGGTATCGCCGGGAGCAGGCCGACAAGTTCATTAGGGATCTGGAGCATGATCCGGCTTATGAATTACGGAATTCCCACGAAATCAGATTCTGGCAAGAGCGTCAGAAAGGCTTTAAGCGCATATTTTACTGGTACATTGGCGGTAGCCTCTTTGTGGCGCTAATGGGGTATGTCAGTGTTTTTTTCCAGGAAGAGTACGAGCTTCCTTTCGCATACTTTGTGCCCTTTGAGTGGCGCACTAGAGAGCGTTACTTTTACGCCTGGAGCTATAATGTGGTGGCCATGACGCTCTGCTGCTTGTCCAACATACTGCTTGACACACTCGGCTGCTATTTTATGTTCCAGATCGCCCTGACCTTCCAGTTGATGAGCCGGCGATTTCAATCCCTGAAAGATGTGCCTGAAGAGAAGGCCAAGCCGGAGTTACGAAGGCTTTTCCAGCTCCACGCAAAGGTTCGGACGTTGACCAGGGAATGCGAATTGCTCGTGTCACCCTATGTCCTGTCCCAGGTGGTTTTTAGCGCCTTCATAATTTGCTTCAGTGCCTATCGACTGGTGCATATGGGCTTCAGTCAGCGTCCTGGGCTCTTTGTCACAACTGTGCAGTTCGTGGCCGTGATGATTGTCCAAATCTACCTTCCCTGCTACTACGGCAATGAAATAACTATCCATGCCAATGCTCTTACAGATAGCGTTTTTGGCACCAACTGGCTGGAATATTCGGTGGGCACTCGAAAACTACTTAACTGCTAtatggaatttttaaagaagccGGTAAAAGTTCGGGCAGGAGTCTTCTTTGAAATAGGATTGCCAATATTTGTAAAA ACCATCAACAATGCCTACAGTTTCTTCGCCCTGCTTCTGAAGGTCTCCAAGTGA